The Fibrobacter sp. UWB5 DNA segment ATGACTGCACTAGCCGTATGGTGCGCATGACGCTTGGCGAAGACAGCTCCGTAGAAGCGATTCAGCTTGTTTTGCGCGATACGATGGAAACGGATTCCCTGAAGGGAACGTATGCCGTGACCGACAGTACAATCAAGGTGTCTCTTGAGGGGGGCAAAGGTCATTGGAACTTCAAGCGCGCCAAGTTCGGCAATTTGCAGTACATGACGGCGGCCGGTACCGTTTACGAAGACAAAGACGGCATGAAGTCTGAATTGATCCGCATTTTCAAGGTTAAGCCGAAGACGCTCGCGAAAGATACTGCAAAGGATGTCGCTAAGGATACGGCCAATGTGACCGCCAATGATTCTGTTGCCGCGGACACGGTTAAGAAGGAAGAACAGCCCAAGGAGTAATATGCAGTGTACTGCACTTGTCATTGACGACGAACCGCTTGCCCGCAAGCGCATGATTTCGCTTTTGGAACCTTATACTTCCGAGATTGAAATCTTGGGGGAGGCGGGCTCTGGTGCGCAGGCTGTCAAGATGATTCACGAAATGATTCCTGACGTGGTGTTTCTGGATATCCAGATGCCCGATATGGATGCGTTTGAAGTTCTGCATTCTTTGCAGGGCGACGATGTGCCGCTCGTGATATTCACGACGGCGTTCGATAATTTTGCCCTGAAGGCTTTTGAAGAAAATACGGTGGATTACCTTTTGAAGCCGGTGGTGCCCGAACGCTTGGCTGTAGCCATTGAAAAATTGCGCAAGGCGATTCCGCAGGTGGATGACACGACGATTCCCTCTGACTTGAACTGGGAAAAGTTGCGTAATCTTGTGGACATGAGTGGCCTGTACTTGCAACGTTTGCAGGTGAAAGTGGGCGACCGCATTGTATTTGTGAATATTGACGAAGTGATTCGTTTCCACAGCGAAGAAAAGTACACGACCGTCTATACCGTGAACGGCCAGTATGTGATTGATACACCGCTGGTGGAACTGGAAAAGAAACTGGACCCGAGGCACTTTACGCGTGTGCACCGTTCGCATATTGTGGCAATCGATTACATTGCCGAATGCCGTAAGGGTGATGCCGGTCGCATGGTGATGGTGCTTCGCGACAAGGCTGCAACCCAGCTGGTGGTGAGCCGTTCGCTCGTCAAGAAAATCCGTAACCTCTAATAGTTTATTCCGATGGAAAATAATAAAGAACCGTTTTCGTGGAAAAAGTTTGCGAAGGGCCTGCTCCGGGAAATCATTGTTCCGGTGGCTCTTGCTTTAATTGTGATTCAGTATGTGATTCAGGCTTTCCAAATTCCGAGTGGATCGATGGAAGATACGTTGCATACGGGAGACTTTTTGCTGGGCCTCAAGTTTACTTACGGCTCTCCGATTCCGTTTAGCAACCAGAAATTCCCGGGCTACGCATACCCTGCCAAGGGCGACGTGGTAATCTTCCGTTACCCGGGCGAGCCGGAATACCCCGATGGCAATCCGCAGCGCTATACCCACTTGTTTAACGCGCTCATGTTCGGAAACTTTTATTGGGATCACGAACCGAAGGCGGGCCAACCGCACCTGATCCACTACGCTGACGGTCCGAAGGACTACATTAAGCGCTGCGTGGCGGTGAGCGGCGATACGGTCGCTGTCCATAAGGGTCGTCTTTTCGTGAATGGCAAGATGCAGGACACTTTGCCCGGTCGCGGCAAGTACACGGCTTCTGCCCGTACGTTCTCTCCGCGCGATGAACGCGATGAATTCGTGGTGCCCTCTGTGGGCGATACGTTCACGGTAGAATCGATGCCGCTCGAAAAACTGTGGTGGCTGCGTTCGCTGGTGGCTCAAGAAAATCCCGATGAAACGGTGGAACTTGATATTTCCCTGTGGAAGGATTCTGTCGAAATCAACAATTACGATTTCGAGGAATTCAAGATTCCGGTGGAAAATGATCGCGGCCTTGCGCTGAATGAACTTTTCCGCAGGAACCGCATGGTGCTGCAGCAGCGCCTGACCCAGGGCGATACGGTATCTGGCGTGATGTCCTTTGCATACTTCAGGGAACTGTCGCGCATGACGTACTTGCCCATGATTGACCCGAATATCCAGGGCGGATTCACTCGCCCGGTGAGCTATATGGCATTTGAAGGTTCCTTGTTGCGAGACCTCGAAGGCAACGTGGCCTTGCTGAACCAGGCCGAAGAAGATAACGCCGGAACGGTGGAATTGGTCGATGTCGATGCTCCGCAAGATGGCGCTAAGACGGTGGAAGGCGTTGCCGGCGATACGCTCGATGCTCCGGCAAAGGCAAAGTTCGAAATCCGCCGCAAGCTGCTCGTGGGCGGCAAGCCCGTTGAAAGCTACGTGGTCAAGACGCCGCAGTTCTTTATGATGGGTGACAACCGCGACAATTCTGCCGACAGCCGCTATTGGGGTTTTGTGTCGCTCCGCAACATCCGTGCCAAGGCATTCGTGATTTACTTCTCGTTCGAAAACGACGACGAAGCGTTCGCCTTGAAGAATCCGTTTACTTGGTGGCGTCTGCCGTTTAGAATCCGCTGGGGTCGTCTCGGCAAGATTATCCAGATGATTGACTAATGCGTTCGTTGTTGAAAAAATACGGTGCCGCTTTGGCGGCTTTGTGTACGACGGTATTCCTGTCGTGCGCAACGCAGGTGGCGCCAAGCGGTGGTCCCGAAGATAAACTTCCTCCGCGCATTGCAGGCGTTTATCCGGCCCCGAATACGACGAATCACCCCAACGAGCTCATGATCAAGCTCGAATTCGATGAATGGATCAATGCGTCGATTCCGCGTAGCGCTGTTTCCATTTCGCCTCCAATTGACAAGAAGTTGCGCTTTGAAGTGAGCGGCAAGACGCTTGTGCTCACATCGCGTGCGGTGCTCGATACCGGAACGACTTACACCGTGACCTTTGCGGGTGGCATCAAGGACTTGCATGGCAATGCCTTGGCAAAGCCCTTCCACGTGGTGTTCTCGACAGGCTCGATTATCGATTCGTTGACGCTCTCGGGCCGAGTGCTTGTGGACCAGGCCATGGCCCGCAAAAAGGAATACCCGAGTATCGGCTTGTTCTTGATGGGCGAGGAACGCGAATCCAAGCATTACCTGGACAAGTACCGCGATACGACAACGAAGGAACTGAGCAAGGATCCGATGCTGTTGAAGGAACCGCCGCT contains these protein-coding regions:
- a CDS encoding copper resistance protein NlpE N-terminal domain-containing protein, whose protein sequence is MKKLKTVVLPVARMAMPLLAVFALMACEEEKSEPLPDLPPIEIPKDVPGLYSGSLPCDDCTSRMVRMTLGEDSSVEAIQLVLRDTMETDSLKGTYAVTDSTIKVSLEGGKGHWNFKRAKFGNLQYMTAAGTVYEDKDGMKSELIRIFKVKPKTLAKDTAKDVAKDTANVTANDSVAADTVKKEEQPKE
- a CDS encoding LytTR family DNA-binding domain-containing protein; translation: MQCTALVIDDEPLARKRMISLLEPYTSEIEILGEAGSGAQAVKMIHEMIPDVVFLDIQMPDMDAFEVLHSLQGDDVPLVIFTTAFDNFALKAFEENTVDYLLKPVVPERLAVAIEKLRKAIPQVDDTTIPSDLNWEKLRNLVDMSGLYLQRLQVKVGDRIVFVNIDEVIRFHSEEKYTTVYTVNGQYVIDTPLVELEKKLDPRHFTRVHRSHIVAIDYIAECRKGDAGRMVMVLRDKAATQLVVSRSLVKKIRNL
- the lepB gene encoding signal peptidase I, producing MENNKEPFSWKKFAKGLLREIIVPVALALIVIQYVIQAFQIPSGSMEDTLHTGDFLLGLKFTYGSPIPFSNQKFPGYAYPAKGDVVIFRYPGEPEYPDGNPQRYTHLFNALMFGNFYWDHEPKAGQPHLIHYADGPKDYIKRCVAVSGDTVAVHKGRLFVNGKMQDTLPGRGKYTASARTFSPRDERDEFVVPSVGDTFTVESMPLEKLWWLRSLVAQENPDETVELDISLWKDSVEINNYDFEEFKIPVENDRGLALNELFRRNRMVLQQRLTQGDTVSGVMSFAYFRELSRMTYLPMIDPNIQGGFTRPVSYMAFEGSLLRDLEGNVALLNQAEEDNAGTVELVDVDAPQDGAKTVEGVAGDTLDAPAKAKFEIRRKLLVGGKPVESYVVKTPQFFMMGDNRDNSADSRYWGFVSLRNIRAKAFVIYFSFENDDEAFALKNPFTWWRLPFRIRWGRLGKIIQMID